Proteins encoded by one window of Chondromyces crocatus:
- the fghA gene encoding S-formylglutathione hydrolase, translating to MPSSPTLVSSNRSFGGEQQVFRHDSSVLGCSMNFGVYLPPQAASGPCPVVYWLSGLTCTEQNFITKAGAQAHAARLGLILVAPDTSPRGEGVPDDDAFDLGCGAGFYLNATQEPWARQYRMYDYVVSELPGLIEAHFPAAERRSILGHSMGGHGALVIALRNPGRYRAVSAVAPITAPSQVPWGQKAFRAYLGEDQGAWAEFDASQLVRVAKERLPLLVDVGDKDQFLERELKPEIFRRACEEVGHPLTLRMQPGYDHSYYTIATFIGDHLEHHAAALSK from the coding sequence ATGCCTTCCTCTCCCACCCTCGTGTCCAGCAACCGCAGTTTCGGCGGTGAGCAGCAGGTCTTTCGCCACGACTCGTCCGTCCTCGGCTGCTCGATGAATTTCGGCGTCTATCTCCCTCCCCAGGCCGCCTCCGGGCCCTGCCCGGTCGTGTACTGGCTGAGCGGCCTGACATGCACCGAACAGAACTTCATCACCAAGGCTGGAGCGCAAGCGCATGCAGCCCGGCTCGGCCTCATCCTGGTCGCCCCCGATACCAGCCCGCGTGGCGAGGGGGTGCCCGATGACGACGCCTTCGATCTCGGCTGCGGGGCAGGCTTCTACCTCAACGCGACCCAGGAGCCCTGGGCCCGTCAGTACCGGATGTACGACTACGTGGTGAGTGAGCTACCGGGCCTGATCGAAGCTCATTTCCCGGCGGCAGAGCGGCGCAGCATCCTGGGTCACTCCATGGGTGGCCATGGCGCCCTGGTGATCGCGCTGCGGAACCCCGGCCGCTACCGCGCCGTCTCGGCCGTCGCGCCCATCACGGCGCCGTCGCAGGTGCCCTGGGGTCAGAAGGCCTTCCGTGCCTACCTGGGCGAGGATCAGGGCGCCTGGGCCGAGTTCGATGCCAGCCAGCTCGTTCGTGTGGCCAAGGAGCGGCTGCCCCTCCTCGTGGACGTCGGCGACAAGGATCAGTTCCTGGAGCGGGAGCTGAAGCCCGAGATCTTCCGCCGCGCCTGCGAGGAAGTGGGCCACCCGCTCACGCTCCGGATGCAGCCGGGCTACGATCACAGCTACTACACCATCGCCACGTTCATCGGTGACCACCTGGAGCACCACGCGGCGGCTCTGAGCAAGTAA
- a CDS encoding sigma 54-interacting transcriptional regulator — MRLLPSEAVSPEDGIQIPTVRVTATSPLGGKETAALGAAPLAVGSSAECGLTVRDPAVSRRHCEFVLSSRGITLRDLGSKNGTFVGEIRIVEAILPVGATIRIGTTRLSVVMSSPPTFLPLSRSTSFGDAVGQSQVMRSLFARLERASAVGDAVLLTGELGTGKKLLARALHEGGVQRNEAFVAVEISGRPPRHVERDLFGQASSQSHAGTRAEGAMLAGQDGALMRARSGTLLLEDVGDLSPDLQARLLRVLESRRLEPSSDSEGLPFEARVIAATRRNLKAQVDEGTFRSDLYYLLAELEMSVPPLRDRKDDIPMLAERFLAAQTPSRKLSDLPPTALDLLAAHAWPGNVRELQNMVVRLVFLPEEIATAISEEQANPTADDGAAAVVPAGKPSSEPSVDRLLALPLQQARELVLEAFERRYVTAKWRDAGGNAFIAAAKMGISEQLLRQLLERYRLDREG, encoded by the coding sequence ATGAGACTCCTTCCTTCCGAAGCCGTCTCTCCCGAGGACGGGATCCAGATCCCCACGGTGCGGGTCACGGCGACCTCCCCTCTGGGAGGAAAAGAGACGGCCGCTCTGGGGGCTGCACCTCTCGCGGTGGGGAGCAGCGCAGAGTGCGGCCTCACCGTGCGCGATCCGGCAGTCTCCCGACGACATTGCGAGTTCGTGCTGTCCTCACGCGGGATCACCCTTCGTGATCTCGGGAGCAAGAACGGGACGTTCGTCGGTGAGATCAGGATCGTCGAGGCGATCTTGCCCGTGGGCGCAACGATCCGGATCGGCACGACGCGGCTCTCCGTGGTCATGTCGTCGCCCCCCACCTTTCTGCCGTTGTCACGGAGCACCTCGTTCGGTGACGCCGTCGGTCAATCTCAGGTGATGCGCTCCCTCTTCGCGCGCCTGGAGCGTGCCTCCGCAGTCGGCGACGCCGTGCTTCTCACGGGCGAGCTGGGGACGGGCAAGAAGCTCCTCGCGCGCGCTCTCCATGAGGGCGGTGTGCAGCGGAACGAGGCCTTCGTGGCCGTCGAGATCAGTGGCCGACCGCCCAGGCATGTCGAGCGCGACCTCTTCGGTCAGGCCTCCAGCCAGAGTCACGCGGGGACGAGAGCGGAAGGCGCCATGCTCGCAGGGCAGGACGGCGCGTTGATGCGTGCGCGCAGCGGCACCTTGCTCCTCGAAGACGTCGGGGACCTCTCACCGGACCTCCAGGCCAGGCTGCTGCGTGTGCTCGAGTCGAGGCGGCTGGAGCCCTCCAGCGACAGCGAGGGGCTCCCTTTCGAGGCGCGCGTCATCGCGGCCACGCGTCGCAACCTCAAAGCCCAGGTCGACGAAGGCACGTTCCGGAGCGACCTTTACTATCTCCTCGCCGAGCTGGAGATGAGCGTGCCGCCGCTACGCGATCGCAAGGATGACATCCCGATGCTCGCGGAGCGTTTTCTTGCGGCCCAGACCCCCTCGCGCAAGCTCTCCGACCTTCCGCCGACGGCGCTCGATCTGCTCGCCGCGCATGCCTGGCCGGGCAATGTGCGAGAGCTGCAGAACATGGTGGTGCGTCTGGTGTTCCTGCCCGAGGAGATCGCAACGGCGATCTCGGAAGAGCAGGCCAACCCCACGGCAGACGACGGCGCGGCGGCCGTCGTGCCTGCAGGGAAGCCTTCGAGCGAGCCCTCGGTCGACAGGCTGCTCGCGCTGCCCTTGCAGCAGGCACGTGAGCTCGTGCTGGAAGCCTTCGAGAGACGCTACGTCACCGCCAAGTGGCGGGATGCTGGCGGGAATGCCTTCATCGCTGCCGCAAAAATGGGCATTTCAGAGCAGCTTCTGCGGCAACTCCTGGAGCGCTATCGACTGGATCGCGAAGGCTGA
- a CDS encoding GNAT family N-acetyltransferase — MTSTRTTRCAEGRADGDTKLERSGAGSFRNCKDIGVRCVVFEQTTQTLAAACYRLLPRAAASIIPSAGWKGSFCHHGASPLPHSPRRSWYDPKCVPHPSIFTPRLELVPITVPLVEAVMRGRRDDVEAILAARMPTEWPGPALIERAFSASLDLIRAAPLVRLWGDRVMISREGARRVIGSVVFHGAPDEDGSVEVAYGVEHESQQQGFATEATEASVLWALQQPGVRLVKATTPTWHTASRRVLEKCGFCVVGSREGDLVGELLEFERCP, encoded by the coding sequence GTGACGTCGACGCGCACGACGCGATGCGCAGAAGGTCGAGCGGACGGCGACACGAAGCTCGAGCGTTCGGGGGCAGGAAGTTTTCGTAATTGCAAGGATATCGGCGTTCGATGCGTTGTTTTCGAGCAGACCACGCAGACGCTGGCTGCCGCCTGCTACCGCCTGCTGCCTCGTGCTGCCGCGTCGATCATCCCTTCCGCTGGTTGGAAGGGCAGCTTTTGCCATCACGGCGCTTCACCGCTCCCGCATTCTCCCCGCCGATCATGGTACGATCCGAAGTGCGTGCCACATCCGTCCATCTTCACCCCGCGTCTCGAACTCGTGCCGATCACCGTCCCGCTGGTCGAGGCCGTGATGCGTGGTCGTCGCGATGATGTCGAGGCGATCCTGGCGGCCCGCATGCCGACGGAGTGGCCCGGCCCTGCGTTGATCGAGCGCGCTTTCTCCGCGTCTCTCGATCTCATCCGAGCGGCGCCGCTGGTTCGGCTCTGGGGAGACCGGGTGATGATCTCCCGCGAGGGAGCACGTCGGGTGATCGGCAGCGTGGTGTTTCACGGTGCCCCTGATGAGGATGGATCGGTCGAAGTCGCGTACGGCGTGGAGCACGAGTCGCAGCAGCAAGGCTTTGCGACCGAGGCGACCGAGGCATCGGTGCTCTGGGCTCTGCAGCAGCCCGGCGTCCGCCTGGTGAAAGCCACGACCCCCACCTGGCACACGGCCTCGCGACGCGTGCTCGAGAAGTGCGGTTTCTGCGTGGTCGGTTCCCGTGAAGGGGATCTCGTCGGCGAGCTGCTCGAGTTCGAGCGTTGCCCTTGA
- a CDS encoding type IV pilus modification PilV family protein has product MAALGVLSIGAAGAIALEKVVSRSGARANTLAVASAVASSWAERLHVDGLRWGAHGLAGLDGTLWLRAVEWSPGEHHAPAPGPTDAPVADRMGLDVIDGDDALPVFCTHVRLTRLGPLWPELVRAEIRVVWERALQPMDCGVDPAVVDADPGRFGAIYLVAGVLGLPPGEAR; this is encoded by the coding sequence ATGGCGGCGCTGGGTGTTCTGAGCATCGGTGCAGCGGGAGCGATCGCGCTCGAGAAGGTGGTCTCTCGCTCCGGGGCACGTGCGAACACGCTGGCCGTCGCGAGCGCCGTGGCCTCGAGCTGGGCCGAGCGTCTTCATGTGGATGGCCTGCGATGGGGCGCTCATGGCCTCGCCGGCCTCGATGGCACCCTGTGGCTTCGCGCTGTCGAGTGGAGTCCCGGCGAACACCATGCCCCTGCCCCAGGTCCAACCGATGCACCGGTGGCCGATCGCATGGGTCTCGACGTGATCGACGGAGACGACGCGCTCCCGGTCTTCTGCACCCATGTCCGCCTCACTCGGCTCGGCCCCCTGTGGCCCGAGCTGGTGCGCGCCGAGATCCGCGTCGTGTGGGAGCGCGCGCTTCAGCCCATGGATTGCGGCGTGGATCCTGCCGTCGTCGACGCCGATCCTGGCCGCTTTGGCGCCATCTACCTCGTGGCCGGCGTGCTCGGACTCCCGCCAGGTGAAGCGCGATGA